A single window of Vespula pensylvanica isolate Volc-1 chromosome 23, ASM1446617v1, whole genome shotgun sequence DNA harbors:
- the LOC122636770 gene encoding icarapin-like — protein MKLFFNIYIIATCFLAFSYAFPAFDTSEESDEKKNVDTVLILPGSDMDMFGRPNIPGLSDSSDSDESWSLFRPSSVNFDYLRQSLRELMKRLRDHMADMASNFPLNSEFVTRWNKIPEGANTTSTTKIINGHVVTINETVYSNGNDTEGTIIRVRVIDVKPQNETTIPQENENGTVIPTSTITPTENDNEATTPQRSVETVEEFDNEIPNQGDVLKA, from the exons caTTCGACACGTCTGAGGAAagcgacgagaaaaaaaatgtcgatacGGTACTCATTCTTCCCGGATCCGACATGGACATGTTTGGTAGGCCAAATATTCCTGGATTATCCGATTCTTCCGATTCCGATGAATCATGGTCTTTGTTTAGGCCAAGCAGCGTTAATTTCGATTATCTAAGACAATCTTTACGTG AACTGATGAAACGACTTAGAGATCACATGGCGGATATGGCGTCAAATTTTCCATTAAATTCTGAATTTGTAACACGTTGGAATAAAATTCCTGAAGGAGCAAACACTACTTCTACCACTAAA aTCATCAATGGGCACGTCGTGACAATCAACGAAACGGTTTACAGCAATGGTAACGACACAGAAGGAACGATCATTCGTGTACGTGTCATCGACGTTAAACCTCAAAACGAGACGACGATTCCtcaagaaaacgaaaatggaACAGTAATTCCAACGTCTACGATTACTCCTACGGAAAATGATAACGAGGCTACAACACCACAACGAAGCGTTGAAACCGTAGAAGAATTCGATAATGAGATACCTAACCAAGGAGACGTCTTGAAAgcttaa